In Treponema denticola, one genomic interval encodes:
- the rplU gene encoding 50S ribosomal protein L21 has protein sequence MYALIEYKGKQYKAEKGVKLVVDKLSAENGSKIDIDTVLLISDGDKVTVGTPYVSGAKVSVTVGDSFRERKVIVYKHKAKKNYHRTQGHRQGHTCITVDNIVG, from the coding sequence ATGTACGCACTTATTGAGTATAAAGGCAAACAGTATAAGGCTGAAAAAGGGGTAAAACTCGTAGTTGATAAGCTTTCTGCAGAAAACGGAAGCAAAATCGACATCGACACCGTTCTTTTGATCAGCGATGGAGATAAGGTTACTGTAGGAACTCCCTATGTAAGCGGAGCTAAGGTTTCTGTCACAGTAGGCGATTCTTTCCGAGAAAGAAAGGTTATTGTTTACAAGCACAAGGCTAAGAAAAACTACCACAGAACCCAAGGACATAGACAGGGACATACCTGTATTACTGTTGACAATATTGTCGGATAA